From a region of the Bermanella marisrubri genome:
- the putA gene encoding bifunctional proline dehydrogenase/L-glutamate gamma-semialdehyde dehydrogenase PutA yields the protein MMDFLLDPSSINNESTPSLRAKINQLYLCDEQDYVQDLLETFPESGNEQFNKTVESLVEIIRKQHSQSVLHQLLQEYELSTDEGITLMCLAEALVRVPDKATADQLLVDKISDRGWQHHLNKSDSFWVNAASWGLALSGRMLKPKHNNPVEAINGLVSKLTLSITREAVNRAIRVLSEQFIFAESIEDAVTKSVKLESENTACSFDMLGEQAITEEDAQHYLRAYSHAIETIARNNQHKQLHDNISIKLSALHPRYEPNQQHTVVPILMERILKLATLAKEHDVPITIDAEEQYRLDMMLQVFESVFSHQSMANWEHLGIAVQAYGKRALAIVHWLHALAQKEQKRIPLRLVKGAYWDSEIKWAQQHGLTEYPVLTQKASTDLNYLNCARFLLCQQEVWLQPRFASHNAWTVQYLLEMNSQVPFELQRLQGMGSALFHEIRKKHDIAFRIYAPVGKHRDVLPYMVRRLIENGANTSFVFQVQDPYIPMHHLLQHPADFLMQSSIANPNIPSPRELFVDYPNSEGAELGNDQVYYDTMDQILPFHEEYYEVLCMIAGEAIEPNEGHAIISPVDKRTMGRVHYCDQAILDRCVSFLKSHPLPDEPIEHVCARLERFADLLVQNKHELMYLCMEEAGKTLQNAHDEVREAVDLVRYYARQAQKNFADPSILDSVTGEENLLTYDPRGTVLCISPWNFPLATFIGQVSAALGCGNRIIAKPARQTSIIAYRVMELLLEADIHPEKLFFLPGKGSDIAHGLIHAKQISMVCFTGSISAAKQIQSWLIEYGHGFTPFVAETGGQNIMVADSTALIEQLVQDVVASAFDSSGQRCSALRVLYIQEDIKETFYRQLQGRMALLNIDSPFLRNTDMGPLIDSEAQQSLSNHIDWLQKNAKHIATAPIHSKLPSDNYMAPSAWEIKSLSELTQEHFGPILHVISFKPDELESIIQQVNALNYGLTFGIHSRNQRWINYISHRVGVGNVYINREMIGAKVGAQPFGGHGMSGTGPKAGGPNYVHAFVKEKTLTSNITAFGGNQDLLS from the coding sequence ATGATGGACTTCTTACTGGACCCTTCCAGTATTAATAACGAATCCACCCCATCACTCCGTGCAAAAATCAACCAACTCTATCTCTGCGACGAGCAGGACTATGTTCAAGACTTGCTCGAAACTTTTCCTGAGTCCGGTAATGAGCAATTCAATAAAACCGTAGAAAGCCTTGTTGAGATTATCCGCAAGCAGCACAGCCAATCCGTTTTACATCAGCTATTGCAAGAATACGAACTCAGCACGGACGAAGGTATTACACTAATGTGTTTAGCAGAGGCACTCGTACGCGTACCTGACAAAGCCACAGCCGATCAGCTACTGGTCGACAAAATCTCTGATCGCGGTTGGCAACACCATTTGAATAAAAGCGATAGCTTTTGGGTAAATGCAGCCAGCTGGGGACTGGCTCTGAGCGGCCGTATGCTGAAACCCAAGCACAATAACCCTGTAGAAGCCATTAATGGCCTAGTTAGTAAATTGACCCTAAGCATCACAAGAGAAGCTGTCAATAGAGCTATTCGCGTATTAAGCGAGCAGTTTATTTTTGCCGAAAGCATTGAAGATGCGGTAACTAAGTCGGTAAAACTAGAATCTGAAAATACCGCTTGTAGTTTTGATATGCTGGGTGAACAAGCCATTACCGAAGAAGATGCACAACACTATCTGCGCGCATACAGCCATGCAATAGAAACCATTGCACGAAACAATCAGCATAAACAGCTACATGATAATATCTCCATTAAACTATCAGCATTGCATCCTAGATACGAACCCAATCAGCAACATACCGTTGTACCCATTTTAATGGAACGTATTCTAAAGCTAGCGACCTTGGCCAAAGAGCATGACGTCCCGATTACTATTGACGCGGAAGAACAGTATCGTTTGGACATGATGCTGCAAGTTTTTGAGTCCGTCTTCAGCCATCAAAGCATGGCAAATTGGGAACACTTGGGTATCGCAGTTCAAGCTTACGGTAAACGCGCGCTGGCTATTGTGCATTGGCTACATGCACTGGCGCAAAAAGAACAAAAACGCATACCGCTACGATTAGTAAAAGGCGCATACTGGGATTCTGAAATTAAATGGGCTCAACAACATGGTTTAACTGAGTATCCAGTCCTAACCCAAAAAGCCAGTACAGATTTAAATTACTTAAATTGCGCACGCTTTCTTTTGTGTCAGCAAGAGGTTTGGTTACAACCGCGCTTCGCTAGCCACAATGCGTGGACAGTACAATATTTATTGGAGATGAACAGCCAAGTCCCGTTTGAATTGCAACGCTTGCAAGGAATGGGCTCTGCGTTGTTCCATGAGATCCGCAAGAAGCATGACATTGCGTTTCGTATTTACGCCCCAGTAGGTAAACACAGAGACGTATTGCCCTATATGGTCAGACGCTTAATTGAAAACGGAGCGAATACGTCGTTTGTTTTTCAAGTTCAAGATCCTTACATTCCGATGCATCACTTATTACAGCATCCGGCTGACTTTTTGATGCAAAGCTCCATCGCCAACCCTAATATTCCATCACCACGCGAACTCTTTGTAGATTACCCCAACAGCGAGGGCGCAGAACTAGGTAATGATCAAGTCTATTATGACACTATGGATCAAATCCTACCCTTCCATGAAGAATACTATGAAGTACTTTGTATGATCGCGGGTGAAGCCATCGAACCTAATGAAGGCCATGCGATTATCAGCCCAGTTGATAAGCGTACAATGGGACGCGTACATTATTGTGATCAAGCGATTTTAGATCGTTGCGTATCGTTCTTAAAATCACATCCATTGCCTGACGAACCGATTGAACATGTTTGTGCGCGATTAGAGCGTTTTGCTGACCTCTTGGTGCAAAACAAACATGAATTGATGTATTTATGCATGGAAGAAGCTGGCAAGACATTACAAAATGCCCATGACGAAGTCAGAGAAGCCGTGGATCTCGTGCGCTATTACGCACGCCAAGCGCAAAAGAATTTCGCCGACCCAAGTATTCTGGATTCAGTTACCGGTGAAGAAAACCTTTTAACCTACGATCCAAGAGGCACAGTGTTGTGTATTAGTCCTTGGAACTTCCCTCTCGCTACCTTCATTGGACAAGTTTCTGCTGCCCTAGGATGTGGTAACCGCATTATTGCAAAACCCGCACGCCAGACAAGCATCATTGCGTATCGTGTAATGGAGTTACTCTTAGAAGCAGATATTCATCCAGAAAAATTGTTCTTTTTACCCGGAAAAGGCTCGGATATTGCGCATGGGTTAATTCACGCAAAGCAAATTAGTATGGTGTGTTTTACAGGGTCGATTTCTGCGGCTAAACAAATTCAAAGCTGGCTAATTGAATATGGTCATGGATTCACACCCTTCGTCGCCGAAACAGGCGGACAAAATATAATGGTTGCGGATAGTACTGCCTTAATCGAGCAACTAGTACAAGATGTTGTAGCGTCGGCCTTCGATAGCAGCGGTCAGCGTTGCAGTGCATTGCGAGTACTTTATATTCAGGAGGATATTAAAGAAACATTCTATCGCCAACTACAAGGGCGAATGGCATTACTGAATATCGATTCGCCATTTTTACGAAATACCGATATGGGCCCACTCATTGACTCAGAAGCCCAACAGTCTTTAAGTAACCATATTGATTGGCTGCAGAAAAATGCCAAACATATAGCCACAGCACCAATTCATTCAAAACTTCCTAGCGATAATTATATGGCACCTAGCGCCTGGGAAATTAAATCGCTGTCTGAATTAACGCAAGAGCATTTTGGTCCTATTCTTCATGTGATTAGCTTTAAACCTGACGAACTGGAAAGCATTATCCAGCAAGTAAATGCCTTAAATTATGGACTGACCTTTGGTATTCACTCACGTAATCAACGCTGGATTAACTACATAAGTCACCGTGTGGGCGTTGGCAATGTGTACATCAACCGCGAAATGATTGGAGCAAAGGTTGGCGCTCAACCTTTTGGTGGGCATGGCATGTCTGGCACTGGCCCGAAAGCCGGTGGACCAAATTACGTACACGCCTTTGTAAAAGAAAAAACGTTAACGAGTAATATTACTGCGTTTGGTGGTAATCAAGATTTGCTTAGCTAA
- a CDS encoding adenylate/guanylate cyclase domain-containing protein, giving the protein MLRPLSDYRFPLFWQILLAMVALLALSLGSLAWWAQSNLNTLLNYQADTYARALGQQIANSSAEPLMADDKLALNIMFDRITDQHDSVVRLSIKSLSEETVITSDSLIAEQRKALQPVLKEYQQPIFFHDVLAGYLLIELDLSIVTQSLKRLAKLITIISLTLAFFALILSAIFARRVASPLNQLQEAAERVAQGDLNPSLPRASHDEVGDLVRSMDSMIQGLKDKEAIEHKFSTYISKDIANSILSDLSRKRHPITKTYGSILFVDLVKFTQFCERHDDEEIAELLNQYYFLVHMAAKMYRGSVDNFIGDGAMLTFGVHKDDQKHAINAICSAQILLRLIDMTNAQRKEQGKPVIGIRIGVHCGEVMAGTIGDHERLHFSISGDTVNLASRLCDHCVTNGLMISDAILKEPSTKDSLFTDKGSEILVKGKKAPVTAYQVSHLAPKFNRLLQEQEREMEALQSND; this is encoded by the coding sequence TTGTTGCGACCATTATCTGATTATCGCTTTCCGCTTTTTTGGCAGATATTGCTAGCGATGGTCGCACTATTGGCCTTGTCTCTAGGCTCTCTCGCTTGGTGGGCTCAAAGCAACCTTAATACACTTCTTAACTACCAAGCAGACACTTATGCTCGCGCGCTTGGTCAACAAATCGCCAACTCTAGTGCAGAGCCACTGATGGCTGACGACAAACTTGCTTTAAATATCATGTTTGACCGAATTACCGATCAACACGATTCTGTCGTACGTCTAAGTATTAAATCACTGAGTGAAGAAACCGTCATTACCAGCGACAGTTTAATTGCCGAACAACGTAAAGCGTTACAACCTGTTCTAAAGGAATACCAGCAACCTATATTTTTTCATGATGTATTAGCCGGTTATTTATTAATCGAACTCGATTTGAGTATTGTTACTCAGTCATTAAAACGTCTAGCTAAACTCATCACGATAATTTCTTTAACTTTAGCTTTCTTTGCTTTGATCTTGTCGGCCATTTTTGCCCGCCGCGTTGCCAGTCCGCTCAATCAATTACAAGAAGCAGCAGAACGCGTTGCGCAAGGGGATTTAAACCCAAGTTTACCGCGCGCAAGTCATGATGAGGTGGGCGATCTTGTGCGATCTATGGATAGTATGATTCAGGGACTGAAAGATAAAGAAGCCATTGAGCACAAATTTAGTACTTATATCTCCAAGGACATTGCCAATAGCATATTGTCTGACCTATCACGCAAACGTCACCCTATCACCAAAACCTATGGTTCAATCTTGTTTGTGGACTTGGTCAAGTTCACTCAATTTTGCGAGCGCCATGACGATGAGGAAATTGCAGAACTACTCAATCAATACTACTTTCTAGTTCACATGGCAGCCAAGATGTACCGTGGAAGTGTCGACAACTTCATTGGCGACGGCGCCATGCTGACATTCGGTGTCCATAAAGACGATCAGAAACACGCGATCAATGCCATTTGTTCTGCCCAAATATTGCTACGCTTAATTGATATGACCAATGCTCAAAGAAAAGAACAAGGCAAGCCAGTCATTGGTATCCGCATTGGCGTGCATTGTGGCGAGGTCATGGCGGGAACTATTGGCGATCATGAACGTCTTCACTTCAGTATTAGTGGCGATACTGTCAACCTTGCTTCCCGACTGTGTGACCACTGTGTCACCAATGGTCTCATGATCAGTGACGCGATTTTAAAAGAACCATCTACTAAAGATTCTTTATTTACTGATAAGGGATCAGAAATCTTGGTGAAAGGAAAGAAAGCCCCCGTGACCGCTTATCAAGTATCTCACTTAGCGCCCAAATTTAACCGCCTATTGCAAGAGCAAGAACGAGAAATGGAGGCATTGCAATCCAATGATTAG
- a CDS encoding SET domain-containing protein: protein MNNQMSSDKLNELVEVKESPVHGKGLFAKVNIKKDCLIGRIEGKEVTRDGPHVLWMEDGEKKFKVSNDLKFINHNKHANVAYYDDYTVMSIRSIKKGEELLHDYGEDWD, encoded by the coding sequence GTGAATAATCAAATGTCCAGTGACAAGCTAAATGAATTAGTTGAAGTAAAAGAAAGCCCTGTCCATGGCAAAGGCTTATTTGCCAAAGTCAACATTAAGAAAGACTGCCTAATCGGTCGCATCGAGGGCAAGGAAGTCACCCGTGATGGCCCTCATGTTTTGTGGATGGAAGATGGCGAGAAAAAATTCAAAGTCAGTAACGATTTAAAATTTATCAATCACAATAAACACGCAAACGTGGCCTATTACGATGATTACACGGTCATGTCTATAAGAAGCATCAAAAAAGGTGAAGAGTTACTGCATGATTACGGCGAAGACTGGGACTAA
- a CDS encoding TetR/AcrR family transcriptional regulator, which yields MNDNKIEITNTKKSPKRLSPEQRKQQLLLDAIPVFANRGIGRAAHADVAQKSGVSVATAFNYFNTREELVDAVLDYVAAYYIDLAKSFHHKEEAVDNPARVLQDHAVAFIGCAHSEPDLVKIWLEWGASVRDDCWPKYLRFQEEVLDIIEPTIANGLQNGHMQSQLTARELAQILFGQAHPISLASFAPNPPTQNMMRFVQLGMQALLGIK from the coding sequence TTGAACGATAATAAAATAGAAATAACAAACACAAAGAAAAGCCCAAAACGCCTTTCCCCAGAACAACGAAAACAACAATTATTACTTGATGCTATTCCAGTTTTCGCAAACCGGGGGATTGGTCGAGCTGCCCACGCTGATGTTGCGCAAAAAAGTGGCGTATCGGTAGCAACCGCATTTAATTATTTCAATACGAGAGAAGAGCTAGTCGATGCTGTTCTCGATTATGTTGCTGCGTACTATATTGATTTAGCAAAAAGCTTTCATCACAAAGAAGAAGCCGTAGATAATCCTGCAAGAGTTCTACAAGATCATGCCGTGGCGTTCATTGGTTGCGCGCACAGTGAACCTGACTTAGTAAAAATCTGGTTGGAATGGGGTGCGTCCGTCCGTGATGATTGCTGGCCAAAATATCTCCGCTTCCAAGAAGAGGTGCTTGATATTATTGAACCAACCATTGCTAATGGTTTACAAAACGGTCATATGCAAAGTCAATTAACCGCTCGCGAGCTTGCACAAATTTTATTCGGCCAAGCTCACCCTATTTCCTTGGCAAGCTTTGCGCCTAACCCCCCTACTCAAAATATGATGCGATTTGTACAATTAGGTATGCAAGCCCTGCTAGGTATCAAATAA
- a CDS encoding AraC family transcriptional regulator has product MSTQDFTIPNHYVLAALRGPKENGFDVALLLKQAGISPDVLTEPMAPVTAAQYSMLIKHIWLTMEDEYMGFSHEPSILGTFSMMCHAVIHCPTLEKAITRAFRFYGLFTNLPRLELVVLGEEAQIVLHDEQLNDPDHFLVESLLVIWHRYSSWLIGRRIHLLKTQLRYPAPEHQSEYRRLFHCDIEFDAKQTGFIFPVKFLQEKVVQTETTLRQFLIHSPADLLARPDEGNSLVAQIRKIIGSDLSQELPNFEDIADALHMSVQTLRRRLKDEGLTYQELKDQMRRDTAVYYLERGDLSIQEVAEKLGFSESSTFHRAFKKWTGITPGAYREGDENLER; this is encoded by the coding sequence ATGAGCACACAGGATTTCACGATACCCAACCATTATGTTTTGGCCGCTTTGCGCGGTCCAAAAGAAAACGGTTTTGATGTCGCATTACTTCTAAAACAAGCTGGCATATCCCCTGATGTTCTAACCGAACCCATGGCTCCAGTGACAGCGGCTCAGTATTCCATGCTTATTAAGCACATTTGGCTCACAATGGAAGATGAATACATGGGGTTCTCCCATGAACCCAGTATCCTTGGCACGTTCTCCATGATGTGCCATGCGGTGATTCATTGCCCGACTTTAGAAAAGGCGATTACTCGAGCATTCCGTTTTTATGGGTTATTCACCAATCTGCCACGCCTGGAGCTCGTCGTCCTTGGCGAAGAAGCTCAAATTGTGTTGCACGATGAACAACTCAACGATCCAGATCACTTTCTGGTGGAATCCCTCTTGGTGATTTGGCATCGCTATTCCAGTTGGCTGATCGGTAGACGAATTCATTTATTAAAAACCCAATTGCGCTACCCTGCTCCTGAGCATCAATCGGAATACCGTCGTTTATTCCATTGCGATATTGAATTCGATGCGAAGCAAACGGGCTTCATTTTCCCTGTAAAATTTTTGCAAGAGAAAGTAGTACAAACGGAAACCACCCTGAGGCAGTTTTTAATCCATAGCCCTGCCGATTTACTCGCAAGGCCAGACGAGGGTAATAGCCTCGTGGCGCAAATTCGAAAAATTATCGGTAGTGATTTGTCACAAGAGCTTCCTAATTTTGAAGACATTGCAGATGCCTTACACATGAGCGTACAAACTTTGAGGCGACGCCTAAAAGATGAGGGATTAACCTATCAAGAATTAAAAGATCAGATGCGCCGTGATACCGCTGTCTACTATTTGGAACGCGGCGATCTATCCATACAAGAAGTAGCTGAAAAACTCGGGTTCTCTGAATCCAGTACCTTTCACCGAGCCTTTAAAAAATGGACTGGGATTACCCCAGGTGCTTATCGAGAAGGAGATGAAAACCTTGAACGATAA
- a CDS encoding long-chain fatty acid CoA synthetase: protein MLTPLAAFYAAVKEQPNKAYLRQPKNGVFKEYTWADVERRARNIAFQLRKLGIEKNDKVALWSKNCAEWIITDIAIMMAGAVSVPLYPGQSKKNVRFVLEHSEAKVMFVGKHDNDQDVIDSIPENFPTVGFHGYTGPTHYDFDQLVNVPAAQDFKVNEPSLEDIMTIVYTSGTTGQPKGTVHNYHAYAFAASNAVEIIGLGTNDRGISFLPLAHVAERVIVEGQSYYGWFSISFVESLDSFQRDLTSIRPTLFFAVPRLWSKFQEGILAKLGGMKKFNKLIKIPLLGSLLKWKIRRGLGLDQARLCGCGASPMPKALIEWFDEIGIPIVEGYGMTENMAYGTFNFPDDRNVGSVGKPFAHVDVKISEQGEILFKSEALMLGYYKDEEKTKEALAGGYYHTGDKGHIDDLGFLHITGRVKELFKTSKGKYVAPAPIEGLLSAHPHIEQVCVMGSGRNQPIAVVELSETARGLDKEALEEELIQHLGKVNQDLEHHERVECLVLTQETWTVESGLITPTLKIRRDTVEDRFYQYVDGTVSWAPAPEANTSSQVA, encoded by the coding sequence ATGCTCACGCCACTTGCCGCATTTTATGCAGCTGTTAAAGAACAGCCAAACAAAGCGTATTTACGCCAACCTAAAAATGGTGTCTTTAAAGAATATACGTGGGCAGACGTTGAGCGCCGTGCGCGCAATATTGCGTTTCAACTGCGCAAGCTAGGCATTGAGAAGAACGACAAAGTTGCGCTGTGGTCAAAAAACTGTGCCGAGTGGATCATCACAGATATTGCCATCATGATGGCCGGTGCGGTTTCTGTACCCCTTTATCCCGGGCAGTCGAAAAAGAACGTTCGCTTCGTATTAGAGCACAGCGAAGCGAAAGTTATGTTTGTTGGTAAGCATGATAATGATCAAGATGTTATCGATAGTATTCCGGAGAATTTTCCAACGGTAGGATTCCATGGTTATACAGGTCCAACCCACTACGATTTTGACCAACTGGTTAATGTACCTGCGGCGCAAGATTTTAAAGTAAACGAGCCGAGTCTCGAAGACATCATGACCATTGTTTATACCTCTGGCACAACAGGTCAGCCAAAGGGCACTGTACACAATTATCATGCCTATGCGTTTGCAGCTAGCAACGCAGTCGAGATTATAGGTCTGGGCACAAATGACCGTGGCATTAGTTTTTTACCCCTTGCTCACGTAGCAGAACGCGTTATCGTAGAGGGTCAAAGCTATTACGGTTGGTTTAGTATTTCTTTCGTCGAGTCCCTAGATTCTTTTCAGCGCGATTTAACCAGTATTCGCCCCACTTTATTCTTCGCGGTACCAAGATTATGGTCCAAGTTCCAAGAGGGTATTTTAGCCAAGCTGGGTGGCATGAAAAAATTCAATAAACTAATAAAGATTCCACTTTTGGGCAGCTTGCTGAAATGGAAAATTCGTCGAGGCTTGGGTTTAGATCAAGCGCGCTTATGTGGCTGCGGCGCGTCGCCAATGCCAAAAGCGTTAATTGAGTGGTTCGACGAAATAGGTATACCCATTGTCGAAGGTTACGGCATGACGGAAAACATGGCTTATGGCACATTTAATTTTCCCGATGATCGCAATGTAGGCTCGGTGGGGAAACCGTTTGCTCACGTTGATGTGAAGATCAGTGAGCAGGGTGAAATTCTTTTTAAGAGTGAGGCCCTAATGCTGGGCTACTACAAAGACGAAGAAAAAACTAAAGAAGCACTTGCTGGCGGGTATTACCATACGGGTGATAAAGGCCATATCGATGATCTTGGCTTCCTGCACATTACAGGCCGAGTAAAAGAGTTATTTAAGACCTCCAAAGGCAAGTACGTTGCGCCAGCACCCATAGAAGGTTTGTTAAGTGCTCACCCTCATATTGAACAGGTATGCGTCATGGGGTCTGGTAGAAATCAGCCGATTGCCGTTGTCGAACTTTCGGAAACGGCTCGCGGGCTAGATAAGGAGGCGCTAGAAGAAGAGCTTATTCAACACTTGGGAAAAGTTAATCAAGACCTTGAACATCATGAGCGTGTGGAGTGCCTAGTACTGACTCAAGAAACTTGGACGGTGGAGTCCGGTCTTATTACACCAACCTTGAAAATCCGTCGTGATACGGTAGAAGATCGATTCTATCAATATGTCGATGGCACTGTATCTTGGGCTCCTGCGCCAGAAGCCAATACTAGCTCGCAAGTAGCCTAA
- a CDS encoding MBL fold metallo-hydrolase, with amino-acid sequence MPVRKHYQYGPVTGIKVGRLNQGVNTQFIVYHIQDTLIDTGPSNQWKHVKPFIEASNVRQLLLTHHHEDHAGNAESIAKMLKLIPKAPKLAHKKLKSGYATPFFQRLVWGSLKPVSEVHELGDKEFLQDGSEIIPIHTPGHAKDLTVFYLPKQKFLFSGDLFIANRLKMLRSDENLYDLLSSLKKALALDFEVMFCPHGGVIENGKVALKEKYDHILATCHQSQAEKANNQSLADITKKVLGDETFVGKLSGGNFCKENLIKQALEIPVADFTGANAPQV; translated from the coding sequence ATGCCAGTTAGAAAGCATTATCAATACGGTCCCGTAACCGGTATCAAAGTAGGGCGCTTGAACCAAGGCGTTAATACCCAGTTTATCGTTTACCACATCCAAGATACGCTCATTGATACTGGGCCAAGTAACCAGTGGAAACATGTTAAGCCCTTCATTGAAGCGAGCAACGTACGTCAGCTTTTATTGACTCATCATCATGAAGATCATGCAGGTAATGCCGAGTCTATTGCAAAAATGTTAAAGCTGATTCCCAAAGCTCCTAAGCTTGCGCATAAAAAGTTAAAAAGTGGTTACGCAACACCCTTCTTCCAACGTCTAGTGTGGGGTAGTCTCAAGCCTGTGTCTGAAGTACATGAATTAGGTGATAAAGAATTTCTGCAGGATGGTAGTGAAATCATTCCAATACATACACCTGGGCATGCTAAAGATTTAACGGTTTTCTATCTACCTAAGCAAAAGTTTTTATTTAGTGGTGATCTATTTATCGCTAATCGATTAAAGATGCTGCGCAGTGATGAAAATCTTTACGATTTATTATCCAGCTTAAAAAAAGCGTTAGCATTAGATTTTGAAGTGATGTTCTGCCCCCATGGCGGTGTGATTGAAAATGGTAAAGTCGCATTAAAAGAAAAATACGATCATATTCTTGCGACTTGTCATCAATCTCAGGCAGAAAAAGCAAATAACCAATCGTTAGCGGATATCACCAAAAAGGTGCTTGGTGATGAAACATTTGTTGGAAAATTGAGTGGTGGTAATTTCTGTAAGGAAAATCTTATTAAGCAGGCGCTTGAAATTCCTGTGGCCGATTTTACTGGTGCCAATGCCCCTCAAGTTTAG
- a CDS encoding MaoC family dehydratase — MDATTLKHAPSIPSLYWSALFKGKEKKSLENKDLSQCLGLAIRLNDNVIETQHLYKFQSFVGLQESNHIPVAYLQLLSFRLQLKLLLDKRLPFPVMGLVHLSSKMDTLKTIHHQKSIDFVSSVESIEHTDKGICTCILTQAYQNDRLVWQSFNDYLYRTPQPKKQPQSGHNNKNGNSEFVKTEANWEVPANLGRRYAALTGDANPIHLCALSAKLFGFKRAIAHGMCMGLLAVYRCTQSENIKSLSLTFKKPVYLPNKVALKANLTDEKSQSFSLLDTNGITKLEGHWHQ, encoded by the coding sequence ATGGACGCTACTACATTAAAACACGCACCTTCTATTCCTAGCCTTTATTGGTCAGCCCTTTTTAAAGGGAAAGAAAAAAAAAGCCTAGAGAATAAAGACTTAAGCCAATGTCTTGGTTTAGCCATTCGCCTCAACGATAATGTTATTGAAACCCAACACTTATATAAGTTCCAATCATTTGTTGGGTTACAAGAATCCAATCACATTCCTGTTGCTTATCTTCAATTACTGTCTTTTCGATTACAATTAAAACTGTTACTCGATAAGCGCCTGCCCTTTCCTGTTATGGGATTGGTTCATCTTTCCAGTAAAATGGATACACTCAAAACTATCCATCATCAGAAAAGCATTGACTTTGTATCCAGCGTGGAAAGTATTGAACACACTGATAAAGGGATATGCACATGTATTCTGACGCAGGCATATCAAAATGATCGTTTGGTTTGGCAAAGTTTCAACGATTATTTATATCGTACTCCACAACCAAAAAAACAGCCCCAATCTGGCCATAATAACAAAAACGGCAACAGCGAGTTTGTTAAAACTGAGGCAAACTGGGAAGTACCTGCGAACCTGGGAAGGCGATATGCAGCCTTAACTGGAGATGCAAATCCGATTCATTTGTGTGCTCTAAGCGCTAAACTCTTCGGTTTCAAGCGGGCCATCGCTCATGGTATGTGCATGGGATTATTAGCCGTTTACAGATGTACCCAATCGGAAAATATTAAATCCCTATCTCTGACTTTTAAAAAGCCTGTCTATCTTCCAAATAAAGTAGCATTAAAAGCCAATTTAACAGACGAAAAAAGTCAAAGCTTTTCTCTACTTGATACAAATGGCATAACTAAACTTGAGGGGCATTGGCACCAGTAA